In Caretta caretta isolate rCarCar2 chromosome 20, rCarCar1.hap1, whole genome shotgun sequence, a single window of DNA contains:
- the LOC142069711 gene encoding maestro heat-like repeat-containing protein family member 2B — MLTYSNVAVHAPKEQLLSRVEADITRNIIHHYRTSCQVLGIALTNKDMHLKLTLIQNVTEISCAILETRDSQEYEFSYKLELLGYMLVSDEEL; from the exons atgctgacatacagcaacgtggctgtccatgctccaaaagagcagcttctctcccgagtagaggcagacatcacaaggaacatcattcaccattacagaaccagttgtcag gtgctgggcatcgctcttacaaacaag gacatgcacctaaaattaaccctcatccagaatgtcacggagattagctgtgccattttggagaccagagactcccaggagtacgaattctcttacaaactggagctccttggctacatgctggtgagtgatgaggagctttga